A window of Streptomyces gilvosporeus contains these coding sequences:
- a CDS encoding sodium:solute symporter, whose amino-acid sequence MAVDYLVMIGYLLGIVGVGWWGKKRAASKSGFLVAGRRLGPLMYTGTMAAIVLGGASTIGGVRLGYTYGVSGAAMVFAIGLGLLALSVFFSARIARLRVYTVAEMLSLRYGGTASVISGVVMWIYTLMLVVTSTIAYASVFDVLFDVPRWAAIVFGGTIVVGYSVLGGMWSITLTDMVQFVIKSVGVLVLLLPVAVVKAGGFSAMADRLPHGFLSPTSIGGQTIFTYVLIYTFGMLIGQDIWQRVFTARSDKVAAWGGTVAGVYCLFYALAGALIGMATKVLYPHLASPDQAFATIVERALPVGVKGLVLAAALSAMMSTASGALIASATVASNDVWARLRRRIRPTTELAADQDERDEVRENRLAIAILGVLSMVVACLLGDVLAALTVAYNLLVGGLLVAILGGLVWKRGNLQGALASMIAGGATVITLMVTHGLLANEPIYYGLLASFVAYVAVSLMTRPTEEAVIEAWRRRLAGEPTPTAELAAA is encoded by the coding sequence ATGGCCGTCGACTACCTCGTCATGATCGGTTACTTGTTGGGCATCGTCGGCGTGGGTTGGTGGGGCAAGAAGCGTGCCGCGTCCAAGAGCGGCTTCCTGGTCGCCGGACGGCGGCTCGGTCCGCTCATGTACACCGGCACCATGGCCGCCATCGTCCTCGGCGGCGCCTCCACGATCGGCGGCGTCCGCCTCGGCTACACCTACGGTGTCTCCGGCGCCGCCATGGTCTTCGCCATCGGACTCGGGCTGTTGGCCCTGAGCGTCTTCTTCTCCGCCCGGATCGCCCGGCTGCGCGTCTACACCGTCGCTGAGATGCTCTCCCTGCGCTATGGCGGCACCGCCAGCGTGATCTCCGGCGTCGTGATGTGGATCTACACCCTCATGCTGGTCGTCACCTCCACCATCGCCTATGCCAGCGTCTTCGACGTGCTGTTCGACGTACCGCGCTGGGCCGCGATCGTCTTCGGCGGCACCATCGTCGTGGGCTACTCGGTGCTCGGTGGCATGTGGTCCATCACGCTCACCGACATGGTGCAGTTCGTGATCAAGAGCGTGGGCGTGCTCGTCCTGCTCCTGCCCGTCGCGGTGGTCAAGGCGGGCGGCTTCTCCGCCATGGCCGACCGGCTGCCGCACGGCTTCCTCTCGCCGACCTCCATCGGCGGGCAGACGATCTTCACCTATGTGCTGATCTACACCTTCGGCATGCTGATCGGGCAGGACATCTGGCAGCGGGTCTTCACCGCCCGCAGCGACAAGGTCGCCGCCTGGGGCGGCACCGTCGCCGGCGTCTACTGCCTCTTCTACGCCCTGGCCGGAGCCCTCATCGGGATGGCCACCAAGGTGCTCTATCCGCACCTGGCCAGCCCCGACCAGGCGTTCGCGACCATCGTCGAGCGTGCCCTGCCCGTCGGGGTCAAGGGCCTGGTCCTGGCCGCCGCCCTGTCCGCGATGATGTCCACCGCCAGCGGTGCCCTGATCGCCTCCGCGACCGTGGCCAGCAACGACGTCTGGGCCCGGCTGCGCCGCCGCATCCGCCCCACCACCGAGCTTGCCGCCGACCAGGACGAGCGCGACGAGGTCCGCGAAAACCGGCTCGCCATCGCGATCCTCGGTGTGCTGTCCATGGTCGTCGCCTGCCTGCTGGGTGATGTGCTCGCCGCCCTCACCGTTGCGTACAACCTGCTGGTCGGCGGCCTGCTGGTGGCCATCCTCGGCGGCCTGGTCTGGAAGCGCGGAAACCTCCAAGGAGCCCTGGCGTCGATGATCGCGGGCGGCGCCACGGTGATCACCCTGATGGTGACCCACGGCCTCCTCGCCAACGAACCGATCTACTACGGCCTGCTCGCCAGCTTCGTCGCCTACGTGGCCGTCAGCCTCATGACCAGGCCGACCGAGGAAGCGGTCATCGAGGCGTGGCGCCGGCGGCTGGCGGGGGAGCCGACCCCCACCGCCGAGCTCGCCGCCGCCTGA
- a CDS encoding GlxA family transcriptional regulator has translation MQQRRIVFVIFDGFQSLDLVGPHEVFQYAGTLSGGYDCQVLAPTAGLVQSTSGLPVQAGHGVADLDPRGIDTLVAVGGDSVDQAAQDGALTGWIAAAGASARRVASVCSGVFLLAAAGLVEGRRVTTHWSRAGQLARQHPELRVDCDPIFIRDGRVWTSAGVTAGMDLALALVEDDLGRDIAHAVAQELVLYLRRPGGQSQFSVPLWSRQPSSDPIRATVSAIHTDPGARHGIADLAAHAGLSPRHLQRRFTAELGTPPAAYVERVRVEAARRALVEGEDPIEVIAHRYGFGTAETLRRAFHRQVGIAPSEYRDRFRSIKEYA, from the coding sequence ATGCAACAGCGTCGCATCGTCTTCGTGATCTTCGACGGCTTCCAGTCGCTGGATCTGGTCGGCCCGCACGAGGTGTTCCAGTACGCGGGGACGCTTTCAGGCGGTTACGACTGCCAGGTCCTGGCGCCCACCGCCGGCCTGGTCCAGTCGACCAGCGGTCTGCCCGTACAGGCCGGACACGGTGTGGCCGATCTCGACCCGCGCGGAATCGACACCCTGGTGGCGGTGGGCGGCGACAGCGTCGACCAAGCGGCGCAGGACGGCGCGCTGACCGGGTGGATCGCCGCGGCCGGGGCGTCCGCCCGCCGCGTCGCCTCGGTGTGCAGCGGGGTGTTCCTGCTGGCGGCCGCCGGTCTCGTCGAGGGCCGCCGGGTCACCACGCACTGGTCCCGTGCAGGGCAACTCGCCCGGCAGCATCCGGAGCTGCGGGTGGACTGCGACCCGATCTTCATCAGGGACGGGCGGGTGTGGACCTCGGCCGGTGTGACCGCCGGCATGGACCTCGCACTCGCCCTGGTGGAGGACGACCTGGGCCGGGACATCGCCCATGCCGTCGCGCAGGAACTGGTGCTCTACCTGCGCCGGCCCGGCGGCCAGTCGCAGTTCAGCGTGCCGCTGTGGTCGCGCCAGCCGTCCAGTGACCCGATCCGGGCCACGGTGTCGGCGATCCACACGGATCCCGGAGCCCGGCACGGCATCGCCGATCTGGCCGCGCACGCGGGCCTGAGCCCCCGTCACCTACAGCGCCGGTTCACCGCCGAACTCGGCACGCCGCCGGCGGCGTACGTGGAGAGGGTGCGCGTGGAGGCCGCACGCCGGGCCCTGGTCGAAGGCGAGGATCCCATCGAGGTCATCGCCCACCGGTACGGCTTCGGTACCGCGGAGACGCTGCGGCGCGCTTTCCACCGTCAGGTCGGCATCGCGCCGTCCGAGTACCGGGACAGATTCCGATCCATCAAGGAGTACGCATGA
- a CDS encoding DJ-1/PfpI family protein, with amino-acid sequence MTTYGLLLFDGAEELDFVGPWEVFTSSAMIREQEDTAVLIAERRDPVRCNKGMRVLPDHTFDDHPPLDVLLVPGGNGTRTEVTNPVLIEWIRKASAQVAWTTSVCTGALLHEAGAARGRRVATHHAFEDILQARGNITVVRDARYVVDGELVTSQGVSAGIDMALWLVGRLHGRDHARAVRRYIQYDPAPPYLTDEPMAR; translated from the coding sequence ATGACGACCTATGGGCTGTTGTTGTTCGACGGGGCCGAGGAACTGGACTTCGTCGGTCCCTGGGAGGTGTTCACCTCCTCCGCCATGATCCGGGAGCAGGAGGACACCGCCGTGCTGATCGCCGAGCGACGGGACCCCGTCCGATGCAACAAGGGCATGCGGGTGCTGCCCGACCACACCTTCGACGACCACCCGCCGCTCGACGTGCTGCTGGTGCCCGGCGGGAACGGTACCCGCACCGAGGTGACCAACCCCGTCCTGATCGAGTGGATCCGCAAGGCCTCCGCCCAGGTCGCCTGGACCACCAGCGTCTGCACCGGGGCGCTGCTGCACGAGGCGGGCGCGGCCCGCGGCCGCCGGGTGGCCACGCACCACGCCTTCGAGGACATCCTTCAGGCACGCGGGAACATCACCGTGGTCCGCGACGCACGCTATGTGGTCGACGGCGAACTGGTCACCAGCCAGGGCGTGTCCGCCGGTATCGACATGGCACTCTGGCTGGTCGGTCGGCTGCACGGCCGCGATCACGCCCGTGCCGTGCGCCGTTACATCCAGTACGACCCCGCTCCGCCCTACCTCACCGACGAGCCGATGGCCCGCTGA
- a CDS encoding helix-turn-helix domain-containing protein, with amino-acid sequence MARWRPLPAPLDDDTRLLVERLRTLKEQTGLTLVELAARTAYSKSTWHRYLNGDKFPPRQAVEALGRLAGADASRLLTLWGVAQHAWSRPQNPVAPPARPTEPEPRYRFRRTAFVLAAAFAILGAAALAVRAITASGNSGRGATPSCREESCQGRFADPSGCTGDARTESAVTVDGYVVRLRYSPACAAFWAEVSPHASSGVREVSIQAGPEEHLTAYPNGEPNGTSSPMLAPSGGWPGEACAVVAGKLACTSEDGSRVTPAPSDERPVRGAGTAD; translated from the coding sequence ATGGCGCGTTGGCGGCCGTTGCCCGCACCACTCGACGACGACACACGACTCCTGGTGGAACGGCTGCGCACACTCAAGGAGCAGACCGGCCTCACCCTGGTCGAGCTGGCCGCGCGCACCGCTTACAGCAAGTCCACCTGGCACCGGTATCTCAACGGCGACAAGTTCCCGCCGCGGCAGGCGGTCGAGGCGCTGGGGCGGCTGGCGGGCGCGGACGCCTCGCGTCTGCTCACGTTGTGGGGTGTTGCGCAGCACGCCTGGAGCCGCCCCCAGAACCCGGTCGCGCCGCCCGCCCGGCCGACGGAGCCCGAGCCCCGGTACCGCTTCCGTCGTACGGCGTTCGTGCTTGCGGCCGCCTTTGCGATCCTCGGGGCTGCCGCCCTTGCCGTACGGGCCATAACCGCCTCCGGCAACTCGGGGCGGGGCGCGACCCCGTCGTGCCGGGAAGAATCCTGCCAAGGGCGGTTCGCAGACCCCTCCGGGTGCACCGGGGACGCCCGCACCGAGAGCGCCGTGACCGTCGACGGGTACGTCGTACGGCTGCGATACAGCCCGGCCTGCGCCGCGTTCTGGGCCGAAGTGTCCCCGCACGCGAGCAGTGGCGTACGAGAGGTTTCGATCCAGGCGGGCCCGGAAGAACACCTCACGGCCTACCCGAATGGTGAACCGAACGGCACCAGCAGCCCGATGCTGGCACCGTCGGGTGGCTGGCCGGGGGAAGCCTGTGCGGTGGTGGCAGGGAAGCTGGCATGCACGAGCGAGGACGGGTCCAGGGTGACTCCCGCCCCTTCCGACGAACGTCCGGTGCGTGGCGCGGGAACGGCCGACTGA
- a CDS encoding PucR family transcriptional regulator yields the protein MTETETVQPSVPLSVLLAHPGLGLSQVAGPAEDRRIGTVGTTEIEDPTPYLVGGELFLTAGVRLPPDAEGIDTYVARVVAAGVAALGFGVAPVHQEIPHELVAACDRHGLPLLRLPPDTPFVAVGQAAYAAIAEARNRDLREISDAQSALTTAAARPDALQAVLQQLNTRTGAWTALFDAQGNELFSAGPRPASPTPRLLRDLAKRTTARSTRDHVKGRPPPPAAAAHHVEGVHLTVHTLPRADSTGTPLILGQAGTAPPTMVHRQMTGMATVLLSLLTSPRHALSTETRSVGALVRLMLGASPAEVATALAPSDDSTGDHWIVVHGRHLHMPSRPGPTSRPDEDPAQLAALATALGTPYVHIDGAHLLALIPGTPETTPSAPALAAVLGWTLGFSAPVAAADLPRADSQAERALQRAIATRTPAVIHRDEALTLNALVSPAAARELARTRFAPLARAGAPGASALLDTLRTWLSLHGSWDRTAAALQVHRNTVRHRLARVAELLGVDLQDPGVRMELWFALHWLPDEQTDEGQA from the coding sequence ATGACCGAGACCGAGACCGTTCAGCCGTCCGTCCCCCTCAGCGTGCTGCTCGCCCACCCCGGACTGGGCCTGAGCCAGGTCGCCGGGCCGGCCGAGGACCGCCGCATCGGCACGGTCGGCACCACCGAGATCGAGGACCCCACGCCCTATCTCGTCGGCGGCGAACTCTTCCTCACCGCGGGAGTCCGTCTCCCACCGGACGCGGAGGGCATCGACACCTACGTGGCACGCGTCGTCGCCGCCGGAGTGGCTGCGCTCGGATTCGGCGTCGCCCCCGTGCACCAGGAGATTCCGCACGAGCTCGTCGCCGCCTGCGACCGCCACGGACTGCCGCTGCTGCGACTGCCGCCGGACACCCCGTTCGTCGCCGTCGGCCAAGCCGCCTACGCCGCGATCGCCGAGGCCCGCAACCGCGATCTGAGAGAGATCTCCGACGCACAGTCGGCGCTCACTACCGCCGCCGCCCGCCCTGATGCGCTGCAAGCCGTCCTCCAGCAGCTCAACACCCGCACCGGAGCATGGACGGCCCTTTTCGACGCCCAGGGCAACGAACTGTTCAGCGCGGGCCCCCGGCCCGCGTCCCCCACACCGCGACTCCTGCGCGACCTCGCCAAACGGACCACCGCCCGCTCCACCCGCGACCATGTGAAAGGCAGACCCCCACCGCCGGCGGCGGCAGCCCACCACGTCGAGGGCGTCCATCTGACGGTCCACACCCTGCCCCGTGCGGACAGCACCGGTACCCCGCTGATCCTCGGTCAGGCCGGCACCGCACCCCCGACCATGGTCCACCGCCAGATGACCGGCATGGCGACGGTCCTGCTTTCCCTGCTGACCAGCCCCCGCCACGCCCTCAGTACCGAGACCCGCAGCGTCGGCGCACTCGTACGGCTCATGCTCGGCGCCTCCCCGGCCGAGGTCGCGACCGCACTCGCGCCCAGCGACGATTCGACGGGCGACCACTGGATCGTCGTCCACGGCCGCCACCTGCACATGCCCTCACGGCCCGGTCCCACAAGCCGACCCGACGAAGACCCGGCCCAACTCGCCGCCCTGGCCACCGCACTCGGCACCCCGTACGTGCACATCGACGGCGCTCACCTGCTGGCGCTGATCCCCGGCACACCGGAAACCACGCCAAGTGCCCCCGCGCTGGCCGCCGTTCTCGGGTGGACCCTCGGCTTCAGCGCACCCGTCGCGGCGGCCGACCTGCCCCGCGCCGACTCTCAGGCGGAACGGGCCCTACAGCGCGCAATCGCCACCCGGACACCGGCCGTCATCCACCGCGACGAGGCGCTCACCCTCAACGCCCTCGTCTCCCCCGCCGCCGCCCGAGAGCTCGCCCGCACCCGCTTCGCCCCGCTGGCTCGCGCAGGCGCGCCAGGCGCATCCGCCCTCCTCGACACCTTGCGAACCTGGCTGAGCCTCCACGGCAGTTGGGACCGCACCGCCGCGGCCCTACAGGTCCATCGCAACACCGTGCGCCACCGCCTCGCACGGGTCGCGGAACTCCTCGGCGTCGACCTCCAGGACCCTGGTGTCCGCATGGAACTCTGGTTCGCGCTGCACTGGTTGCCCGACGAGCAGACGGATGAGGGTCAGGCTTAG
- a CDS encoding LysE family translocator, translated as MVSTERVLAFAAMSLLVIVIPGPSVLFVIGRALAHGRRTALATVLGNLIGSYVLVIAVAWGLGALVETSAAVFMGVKMAGAAYLVYLGVQAFRHRREMRVADMAAPAGERRGDLRTILDGILVGATNPKGIVFFAAVLPQFVDHTARHVPLQMMVLGLVPVTIGMITDTLWGLGASAARSWFARSDRRLSMVGGAGGCAMIGLGVTVAVTGRAD; from the coding sequence ATGGTGTCCACGGAGCGGGTTCTCGCGTTCGCGGCAATGTCGCTGCTGGTGATCGTGATCCCGGGGCCCAGTGTGCTGTTCGTGATCGGCAGGGCCCTCGCGCACGGCCGCCGCACGGCCCTCGCGACGGTGCTCGGCAACCTCATCGGTTCGTACGTCCTGGTGATCGCTGTCGCATGGGGACTCGGTGCGCTGGTGGAGACCTCGGCGGCGGTGTTCATGGGCGTGAAGATGGCCGGCGCGGCGTATCTCGTCTACCTCGGTGTGCAGGCGTTCCGGCACCGCAGGGAGATGCGCGTGGCCGACATGGCGGCACCGGCGGGTGAGCGGCGCGGCGATCTGCGCACGATCCTGGACGGAATTCTCGTGGGCGCCACCAACCCCAAGGGGATCGTGTTCTTTGCTGCGGTGCTGCCGCAGTTCGTGGACCACACCGCCCGGCATGTCCCCCTCCAGATGATGGTGTTGGGCCTGGTCCCGGTCACCATCGGCATGATCACTGACACCCTGTGGGGCCTGGGCGCTTCGGCGGCTCGCTCGTGGTTCGCCCGCTCGGACCGTCGGCTCTCGATGGTCGGTGGTGCGGGCGGCTGCGCCATGATCGGCCTGGGCGTGACGGTGGCGGTTACGGGGCGCGCCGACTGA
- a CDS encoding SH3 domain-containing protein yields MIFRTMRHAVVAAVATVALLPASAVAVGNPSQPPTRHAARVHHARHVRHVRHIRHTTMSHSAIGGTRGRVVTRIAPLNVRSGPGIGFTVIGSLHRGAVVYAAYKKHGTWICGNRHWYKLAGRTGYVSARYVRVVSAVPEQ; encoded by the coding sequence ATGATCTTTCGCACCATGCGGCACGCCGTCGTCGCCGCGGTCGCCACGGTCGCTCTCCTCCCCGCCTCGGCGGTGGCGGTCGGCAATCCGTCCCAGCCGCCCACCCGGCATGCCGCGCGTGTGCACCACGCCCGGCACGTCCGGCACGTCCGGCACATCCGGCACACGACGATGTCCCACAGCGCCATCGGAGGCACCCGGGGCCGCGTCGTCACGCGCATCGCGCCCCTCAACGTCCGCTCCGGGCCCGGCATCGGATTCACGGTGATCGGTTCGCTGCACCGCGGCGCGGTGGTGTACGCCGCCTACAAGAAGCACGGAACCTGGATCTGCGGCAACCGTCACTGGTACAAGCTCGCCGGCCGCACGGGCTACGTCTCCGCCCGGTACGTGCGCGTCGTCAGCGCCGTTCCCGAACAGTGA